The following proteins come from a genomic window of Burkholderia stabilis:
- a CDS encoding autotransporter outer membrane beta-barrel domain-containing protein has product MNHSFRSIWSETNGCWVAVAETARARSKRSGKASGASRGATHAAVRRSPLRLAALGAALAALSAGSAYASTCGSGATVASGGNCALGSFAAAANDNLAGAATVTNGNTVGVTGTWTGSTGDAGYTVVPLGSTSVVSGNPNQPLVSLGGKTQSISTPDSITGTNTSVATYNSSAFTASSTGSADVPVYHDVHDNQYVNTRIGTVESSGGTLDVSIGSPANAPSAAGNVISMAAKQTDLTYANGTGATPSVVNWNSRNQIWFTTGDYLASGGPVGSIQLDVPAYAGTFTAFDGSTWTVTDAASLAAYNTFLVRSVQSGALGSQAAYDNAFGQAVTFSTETFQYANNVSAGDKNTLPIDYLSVMHGTGANATLHIGADGQIDFRGASSIESSSAVVADNGAHFVNDGRLSGDFTLVRLLTGASGVNNGVISAGYASGDNFNTSGAAQPDNFGFNAYTEGSGVYANGTGTTFVNNGIMNVGAWNLTGNRADLQNYAVAATGGASGTNAGTINVGVNATTLDSQVIGGLADGGSFTNAAGGTIYLGRAAQYDPASPEAANDVALSAHAYGILLGASGTASNLGTIVIGSQTQNGAALASIGTSSGTLTNSGSIIVNGAAPGTPLANVGILAADTAATVTNTGTITLNGVNGIGIMVVGTGTNASAATSTGTINVAGGLDPASGTRNYGVWAEGPLAKATLDGALNLTGTGAIGVHARSGATIDVGANAVPAFMSGTNQIGFYAYGAGSKINVAAQHLSVDTDDSTLFRVAGGAAYTGASAAGTLTTDVNGQRAHGVLATDAGTTLSTGNAIYNVNGANGIAIAVEGGAKGTIDASATINLNAAGAIAGVVDGQAHDLTGANAGAPVATTLTNDAAVTSSTAGVTGFVAQNLGTLENRDTVLLTGAGSTGVVAGTLGTVNNTSTIRVSNGTGALVQGASATLANAGTIEADDGVAGVHLTGAGASVALSGAGTVIANGSADGVLIDSTVSGGGIAAGATSIAVGGSGNGIHNLGTNATIALAGTQVTTTGNGANGVASTGAGARITTDAAAVVRTAGDNALGVFVSGADSTLAANGTSVATTGTGAHAIVMDGGATALLSGAKVGTSGSAADGLVARNGGRIADTGSSIASAAGNGATADSGGVLALTGTTLKGATAGVLTSDTLAKGATSSVLVDGGSVTSAAGPAFAARGGTADIAVRNGTVVTAGNGTLLNLSNGSHATFNASAVNLVGDIVSDASSTGNVFLANGTTLTGKIDPVALTIDNTSTWRMTGSSVLSSLNNAGLVAFAAPVGSPTLSGSYKTLTTGGYVGNGGIIALNTYLGADASPTDKLIVDGGAASGTTGLKIANTAGTGAQTTGAGIPVVVTANGGTTTVSAFQLAGPVQAGAYEYRLYRGAQSGGTSDANNWYLRSQLTDPGDPIDPSTTNGGNGNGNGNGGALAYRPGVAGYALTPLLNVDYGFSTLGKLHERVGDIYNLEKQQPGNRDGVWGRIGGQSLDANAGRFAADERTFFAQFGKDWTLDQTPAGSSTHAGVTASIGVSNASFDDMARAGSPTLSTSTGSVEMHAQSIGGYWTRYLADGTYFDSVGQVTHYGNRYRDSYGNEASQNGFGVALSQEVGKPFGIGNTPVAIEPQAQLMYQYLKLNGFNDNVSAVSGTTTNALRGRVGVRIFRPNLESTSGGSAATPYFTADVLHDFLSPGQTVVGGTPFATHLGRTWYELGVGVTAGFGKSGELYANAKYARNIGGDYRRGIVGQVGYRYSW; this is encoded by the coding sequence CAGAAACGGCACGGGCGCGCAGCAAGCGTTCAGGTAAAGCATCCGGCGCAAGCCGCGGTGCCACGCACGCGGCAGTGCGACGGTCGCCGCTGCGCCTCGCGGCGCTCGGCGCCGCACTGGCCGCGCTGTCGGCCGGCTCCGCGTATGCATCGACGTGCGGCAGCGGCGCGACCGTCGCGAGCGGCGGCAACTGCGCGCTCGGGAGTTTCGCCGCGGCCGCGAACGACAATCTGGCCGGCGCCGCGACCGTCACGAACGGCAACACCGTCGGCGTAACGGGGACCTGGACCGGTTCAACCGGCGACGCCGGCTACACGGTCGTGCCGCTCGGCAGCACGTCCGTCGTGTCGGGCAATCCGAACCAGCCGCTCGTGTCGCTCGGCGGCAAGACGCAGAGCATCAGCACGCCCGATTCGATCACGGGCACCAACACGTCGGTCGCCACCTACAACTCGTCCGCGTTCACCGCGTCGAGCACCGGCTCGGCCGACGTGCCCGTCTATCACGACGTGCACGACAACCAGTACGTGAACACGCGGATCGGCACCGTCGAGAGCTCGGGCGGCACGCTCGATGTGTCGATCGGCAGCCCGGCGAATGCACCGTCGGCGGCCGGCAACGTGATCTCGATGGCGGCGAAACAGACCGACCTGACCTACGCAAACGGCACCGGCGCGACGCCGAGCGTCGTCAACTGGAATTCGCGCAACCAGATCTGGTTCACCACCGGCGACTATCTCGCGAGCGGCGGCCCGGTCGGTAGCATCCAGCTCGACGTGCCGGCCTACGCGGGCACCTTCACCGCGTTCGACGGCAGCACGTGGACCGTCACCGACGCCGCGTCGCTCGCGGCGTACAACACCTTTCTCGTGCGCTCGGTGCAAAGCGGCGCACTCGGCTCGCAGGCAGCCTACGACAATGCGTTCGGGCAGGCGGTCACGTTCTCGACCGAAACCTTCCAGTATGCGAACAACGTCTCCGCGGGCGACAAGAACACCTTGCCGATCGACTACCTGTCGGTGATGCACGGCACGGGCGCGAACGCGACGCTACACATCGGCGCCGACGGCCAGATCGACTTCCGCGGCGCCAGCTCGATCGAATCGAGCTCGGCGGTCGTCGCCGATAACGGCGCGCACTTCGTCAACGACGGTCGCCTGTCGGGCGACTTCACGCTGGTGCGCCTGCTGACCGGCGCGAGCGGCGTCAACAACGGCGTGATCTCGGCCGGCTATGCGTCCGGCGACAACTTCAACACGAGCGGCGCCGCGCAACCGGACAACTTCGGCTTCAACGCGTACACCGAAGGCAGCGGCGTGTACGCGAACGGCACGGGCACGACGTTCGTCAACAACGGAATCATGAACGTCGGCGCGTGGAACCTCACCGGCAACCGCGCCGACCTGCAGAACTACGCGGTAGCCGCAACCGGCGGTGCAAGCGGCACCAACGCCGGCACGATCAACGTCGGCGTCAACGCGACGACGCTCGACAGCCAGGTGATCGGCGGCCTCGCCGACGGCGGCAGCTTCACGAACGCGGCCGGCGGCACGATCTACCTCGGCCGCGCAGCCCAGTACGATCCCGCGTCGCCGGAGGCCGCGAACGACGTCGCGCTGTCCGCGCACGCGTACGGCATCCTGCTCGGCGCATCCGGCACCGCGAGCAACCTCGGCACGATCGTGATCGGCTCGCAGACGCAGAACGGTGCCGCGCTGGCGAGCATCGGCACGTCGTCCGGCACGCTGACCAACTCGGGCTCGATCATCGTCAACGGCGCGGCGCCCGGCACGCCGCTCGCCAACGTCGGCATACTCGCAGCCGATACCGCCGCGACCGTGACCAACACCGGCACCATCACGCTGAACGGCGTGAACGGCATCGGCATCATGGTGGTCGGCACCGGCACGAACGCGAGCGCCGCGACGTCGACCGGCACGATCAACGTGGCCGGCGGCCTCGATCCCGCATCGGGCACGCGCAACTACGGCGTGTGGGCCGAAGGGCCGCTCGCGAAGGCCACGCTCGACGGCGCGCTCAACCTGACCGGCACCGGCGCGATCGGCGTGCACGCTCGCTCGGGCGCGACGATCGACGTCGGCGCAAACGCGGTGCCGGCCTTCATGTCGGGCACAAACCAGATCGGCTTCTACGCATACGGCGCGGGCTCGAAGATCAACGTCGCCGCGCAGCATCTCAGCGTCGACACCGACGATTCGACGCTGTTCCGCGTCGCGGGCGGCGCGGCCTACACGGGCGCGTCGGCAGCCGGCACGCTGACGACCGACGTCAACGGACAGCGCGCACACGGCGTGCTCGCGACCGACGCCGGCACCACGCTGTCGACCGGCAACGCGATCTACAACGTCAACGGCGCGAACGGCATCGCGATCGCGGTCGAAGGCGGCGCGAAGGGCACGATCGACGCGAGCGCGACGATCAATCTGAATGCGGCCGGCGCGATCGCAGGCGTCGTCGACGGCCAGGCGCACGACCTCACCGGCGCGAATGCCGGCGCGCCGGTCGCAACGACGCTGACCAACGACGCCGCCGTCACGTCGTCGACCGCGGGCGTGACCGGTTTCGTCGCGCAGAACCTCGGCACGCTCGAGAACCGCGACACGGTGCTGCTGACGGGCGCCGGCTCGACGGGCGTCGTGGCGGGCACGCTCGGCACGGTGAACAACACGTCGACGATCCGCGTATCGAACGGCACCGGCGCGCTCGTGCAGGGTGCATCGGCCACGCTGGCCAACGCGGGGACGATCGAAGCCGACGACGGCGTCGCGGGCGTGCACCTGACCGGCGCTGGCGCATCGGTCGCGCTGTCGGGCGCGGGCACCGTCATCGCGAACGGCAGCGCCGACGGCGTGCTGATCGACTCGACCGTATCGGGCGGCGGGATCGCGGCCGGTGCGACGTCGATCGCAGTCGGCGGATCGGGCAACGGGATTCACAACCTCGGCACGAATGCGACGATCGCGCTCGCCGGCACGCAAGTCACGACGACCGGCAACGGCGCAAACGGCGTCGCGTCGACGGGCGCCGGCGCGCGCATCACGACCGATGCGGCAGCGGTCGTGCGCACCGCCGGCGACAATGCGCTCGGCGTGTTCGTGTCGGGCGCGGATTCGACGCTCGCGGCCAACGGCACGAGCGTCGCGACGACGGGCACCGGCGCGCACGCGATCGTCATGGACGGCGGCGCGACGGCGCTACTGTCGGGCGCGAAAGTCGGCACATCGGGCAGCGCGGCCGATGGCCTCGTCGCACGGAACGGCGGGCGCATCGCCGATACGGGTTCGTCGATCGCCAGCGCGGCCGGCAACGGCGCGACCGCGGACAGCGGCGGCGTGCTCGCGCTGACCGGCACGACGCTCAAGGGCGCAACGGCCGGCGTGCTGACGTCGGACACGCTCGCGAAAGGCGCAACGAGTTCGGTGCTCGTCGACGGCGGCAGCGTGACGTCCGCCGCCGGGCCGGCATTCGCCGCGCGCGGCGGCACGGCCGACATCGCGGTGCGCAACGGCACGGTCGTGACGGCCGGCAACGGCACGCTGCTGAATCTCTCGAACGGCAGCCACGCGACGTTCAATGCCTCGGCGGTGAACCTCGTCGGCGACATCGTCTCCGACGCGTCGAGCACCGGCAACGTGTTCCTCGCGAACGGCACGACGCTGACCGGCAAGATCGACCCGGTCGCGCTGACGATCGACAACACGAGCACGTGGCGCATGACGGGCAGCTCGGTGCTGAGCAGCCTGAACAACGCGGGCCTGGTCGCATTCGCCGCGCCGGTCGGCTCGCCGACGCTCTCGGGCAGCTACAAGACGCTGACGACGGGCGGCTACGTCGGCAACGGCGGCATCATCGCGCTCAACACGTATCTCGGCGCCGATGCGTCGCCGACCGACAAGCTGATCGTCGACGGCGGCGCCGCGAGCGGCACGACCGGCCTGAAGATCGCGAATACGGCCGGCACCGGCGCGCAGACGACCGGCGCCGGGATCCCCGTGGTCGTCACGGCCAACGGCGGCACGACCACCGTATCGGCGTTCCAGCTCGCCGGCCCCGTGCAGGCCGGCGCATACGAGTACCGGCTTTATCGCGGCGCCCAGAGCGGCGGCACGAGCGACGCGAACAACTGGTACCTGCGTTCGCAACTGACCGACCCCGGCGACCCGATCGATCCGTCCACCACGAACGGCGGCAACGGGAATGGCAATGGCAACGGCGGCGCGCTCGCGTATCGTCCGGGCGTCGCCGGCTATGCGCTGACGCCGCTGCTGAACGTCGACTACGGTTTCTCGACGCTCGGCAAGCTGCACGAACGCGTCGGCGACATCTACAACCTCGAGAAGCAGCAGCCCGGCAACCGCGATGGCGTGTGGGGGCGCATCGGCGGCCAGAGCCTCGATGCGAACGCGGGCCGCTTCGCGGCCGACGAGCGCACGTTCTTTGCACAGTTCGGCAAGGACTGGACGCTCGACCAGACGCCCGCCGGCAGCAGCACACATGCGGGCGTGACGGCGAGCATCGGCGTGTCGAACGCGAGCTTCGACGACATGGCGCGCGCCGGCTCGCCGACCCTGTCGACGTCGACGGGCTCGGTCGAGATGCACGCGCAGAGCATCGGCGGCTACTGGACGCGCTATCTTGCCGACGGCACGTACTTCGACAGCGTCGGGCAGGTCACGCACTACGGCAACCGCTATCGCGACAGCTATGGCAACGAGGCATCGCAGAACGGCTTCGGCGTCGCGCTGTCGCAGGAAGTCGGCAAGCCGTTCGGGATCGGCAACACGCCGGTCGCGATCGAGCCGCAGGCGCAGCTGATGTACCAGTACCTGAAGCTGAACGGGTTCAACGACAACGTGTCGGCCGTATCGGGCACGACGACCAACGCGCTGCGCGGGCGCGTCGGCGTGCGCATCTTCCGGCCGAACCTCGAATCGACCTCCGGCGGCAGCGCCGCGACGCCGTACTTCACGGCCGACGTGCTGCACGATTTCCTGTCGCCGGGCCAGACCGTCGTCGGCGGCACGCCGTTCGCGACGCATCTCGGCCGCACGTGGTACGAGCTCGGCGTCGGCGTCACTGCAGGCTTCGGCAAGTCGGGCGAGTTGTACGCGAATGCGAAGTACGCGCGCAACATCGGCGGCGATTACCGGCGCGGCATCGTCGGGCAGGTCGGCTACCGGTACAGTTGGTAA
- a CDS encoding amino acid ABC transporter ATP-binding protein, which translates to MISIKNVSKWYGQFQVLTDCTTEVKKGEVVVVCGPSGSGKSTLIKTVNGLEPFQQGEILVNGQSVGDKKTNLSKLRSKVGMVFQHFELFPHLSITENLTLAQIKVLGRGKDEANEKGMKLLDRVGLKAHAHKFPGQLSGGQQQRVAIARALSMDPIAMLFDEPTSALEPEMINEVLDVMVELAQEGMTMMVVTHEMGFAKKVAHRVIFMDKGAIVEDDRKDDFFSNPKSERAKDFLAKILH; encoded by the coding sequence ATGATTTCCATCAAGAACGTTTCCAAGTGGTACGGCCAGTTTCAGGTCCTCACCGACTGCACGACCGAGGTCAAGAAGGGCGAAGTGGTCGTCGTGTGCGGCCCGTCGGGCTCCGGCAAATCGACGCTGATCAAGACCGTGAACGGCCTCGAGCCGTTCCAGCAGGGCGAGATCCTCGTGAACGGCCAGTCGGTCGGCGACAAGAAGACGAACCTGTCGAAGCTGCGCTCGAAGGTCGGGATGGTGTTCCAGCACTTCGAGCTGTTCCCGCACCTGTCGATCACCGAGAACCTGACGCTCGCGCAGATCAAGGTGCTCGGCCGCGGCAAGGACGAGGCGAACGAGAAGGGCATGAAGCTGCTCGATCGCGTCGGCCTGAAGGCGCACGCGCACAAGTTCCCGGGCCAGTTGTCGGGCGGCCAGCAGCAGCGTGTCGCAATCGCGCGCGCGCTGTCGATGGACCCGATCGCGATGCTGTTCGACGAACCGACGTCGGCGCTCGAGCCCGAGATGATCAACGAAGTGCTCGACGTGATGGTCGAACTCGCGCAGGAAGGGATGACGATGATGGTCGTCACGCACGAGATGGGCTTCGCGAAGAAGGTCGCGCATCGCGTGATCTTCATGGACAAGGGTGCGATCGTCGAGGACGACCGCAAGGACGATTTCTTCTCGAATCCGAAATCGGAACGCGCGAAGGATTTCCTCGCGAAGATCCTGCACTGA
- the gltK gene encoding glutamate/aspartate ABC transporter permease GltK, with the protein MHQFDWSSIPGALPTLWTGAVVTFQITLIAIVVGIVWGTLLALMRLSGVKPLAWFAQGYVTVFRSIPLVMVLLWFFLIVPQLLQGVLGLSPTIDIRLASAMVAFSLFEAAYYSEIIRAGIQAVPRGQVNAAFALGMNYSHAMRLVILPQAFRAMVPLLLTQAIVLFQDTSLVYVISLADFFRTAANIGDRDGTTVEMVLFAGACYFVICSLASVLVKSLQKKVTR; encoded by the coding sequence ATGCATCAGTTCGACTGGAGTAGTATTCCCGGCGCGCTGCCGACGCTGTGGACGGGTGCGGTCGTCACGTTCCAGATCACGCTGATCGCGATCGTGGTCGGGATCGTCTGGGGCACGCTGCTGGCGCTGATGCGGCTGTCGGGCGTGAAGCCGCTCGCGTGGTTCGCGCAGGGCTACGTGACGGTGTTCCGTTCGATCCCGCTCGTGATGGTGCTGCTGTGGTTCTTCCTGATCGTGCCGCAACTGCTGCAGGGCGTGCTCGGGTTGTCGCCGACGATCGACATTCGCCTCGCGTCGGCGATGGTCGCGTTCTCGCTGTTCGAGGCCGCGTATTATTCCGAGATCATCCGCGCCGGCATCCAGGCGGTGCCGCGCGGGCAGGTGAATGCGGCGTTCGCGCTCGGCATGAACTACTCGCACGCGATGCGCCTCGTGATCCTGCCGCAGGCGTTCCGCGCGATGGTGCCGCTGCTGCTCACGCAGGCGATCGTCCTGTTCCAGGATACGTCGCTCGTGTACGTGATCAGTCTCGCGGACTTCTTCCGCACGGCCGCCAACATCGGCGATCGCGACGGCACGACCGTCGAGATGGTCCTGTTCGCCGGCGCATGCTATTTCGTGATTTGCTCGTTGGCGTCTGTTCTCGTCAAGAGTCTCCAGAAAAAGGTCACACGATGA
- a CDS encoding amino acid ABC transporter permease, producing MSYHWNWGIFLSPVSTGEPTTYFGWLVSGFLVTIEVSLAAWVIALIVGSLFGVLRTVPNKWLSALGTLYVSIFRNIPLIVQFFVWYLVIPELLPASIGTWIKQLPPGTQFFTASIVCLGLFTGARVCEQVRSGINALPKGQRAAGLAMGFTQWQTYRYVLLPVAYRIIVPPLTSEFLNIFKNSAVASTIGLLDLSAQARQLVDYTAQTYESFIAVTLAYVLINLVVMAFMRWIEGRTRLPGYIGGK from the coding sequence ATGTCTTACCACTGGAACTGGGGCATCTTCCTGAGCCCCGTGTCGACCGGCGAGCCGACGACTTATTTCGGATGGCTGGTGTCCGGCTTCCTGGTGACGATCGAAGTGTCGCTCGCCGCCTGGGTCATCGCGCTGATCGTCGGTTCGCTGTTCGGCGTGCTGCGCACGGTGCCGAACAAATGGCTGTCCGCGCTCGGCACCCTGTACGTGTCGATCTTCCGGAACATTCCGCTGATCGTGCAGTTCTTCGTCTGGTATCTCGTGATACCCGAGCTGCTGCCCGCGTCGATCGGCACCTGGATCAAGCAGTTGCCGCCCGGCACGCAGTTCTTTACCGCGTCGATCGTCTGTCTCGGCCTGTTCACGGGCGCGCGCGTGTGCGAACAGGTGCGCTCGGGGATCAACGCGCTGCCGAAGGGCCAGCGCGCCGCCGGCCTCGCGATGGGCTTCACGCAATGGCAGACGTACCGCTATGTGCTGCTGCCGGTTGCGTACCGGATCATCGTGCCGCCGCTCACGTCGGAATTCCTGAACATCTTCAAGAACTCCGCGGTCGCGTCGACGATCGGCCTGCTCGACCTGTCCGCGCAGGCGCGCCAGCTCGTCGACTACACCGCGCAAACGTACGAGTCGTTCATCGCGGTCACGCTCGCATACGTGCTGATCAACCTCGTCGTGATGGCGTTCATGCGCTGGATCGAAGGCCGTACGCGGCTGCCCGGCTATATCGGAGGCAAGTGA
- a CDS encoding glutamate/aspartate ABC transporter substrate-binding protein, whose product MKYHKAVLMVAALCAFASGAHAQETGTLKKIKDTGVIALGHRESSIPFSYYDQNQQVVGYSREFQLKVVDAVKKKLSLPNLQVKNIPVTSQNRIPLVQNGTVDIECGSTTNNAERQQQAAFSDTIFVIGTRLMTKKDSGVKDFADLKGKTVVTTAGTTSERLLRKMNNEKQMGMNIISAKDHGDSFNTLESGRAVAFMMDDALLAGERAKAKQPGEWVIVGTPQSEEAYGCMMRKGDADFKKVVDDAISQVEKSGEAAKIYAKWFENPIPPKGLNLNFPLSESMKKLYANPNDKALD is encoded by the coding sequence CGCTCTGCGCGTTCGCAAGCGGCGCGCATGCTCAGGAGACGGGCACGCTGAAGAAGATCAAGGACACGGGCGTGATTGCGCTGGGGCACCGCGAATCGTCGATCCCGTTCTCCTACTACGACCAGAACCAGCAGGTGGTCGGCTATTCGCGCGAATTCCAGCTGAAGGTGGTCGACGCGGTGAAGAAGAAGCTGAGCCTGCCGAACCTGCAGGTGAAGAACATCCCGGTCACGTCGCAGAACCGCATCCCGCTGGTGCAGAACGGCACGGTCGACATCGAGTGCGGCTCGACGACCAACAACGCCGAGCGTCAGCAGCAAGCTGCGTTCTCCGACACGATCTTCGTGATCGGCACGCGCCTGATGACGAAGAAGGATTCGGGCGTGAAGGATTTCGCCGACCTGAAGGGCAAGACCGTCGTGACGACGGCCGGCACGACGTCCGAGCGTCTGCTGCGCAAGATGAACAACGAGAAGCAGATGGGCATGAACATCATCAGCGCGAAGGATCACGGCGATTCGTTCAACACGCTGGAATCGGGCCGCGCGGTCGCGTTCATGATGGATGACGCGCTGCTGGCTGGCGAGCGCGCGAAGGCGAAGCAGCCGGGCGAATGGGTGATCGTCGGCACGCCGCAATCGGAAGAGGCTTACGGCTGCATGATGCGCAAGGGCGACGCCGACTTCAAGAAGGTCGTCGACGACGCGATCTCGCAAGTCGAGAAGTCGGGCGAAGCCGCGAAGATCTACGCGAAGTGGTTCGAGAACCCGATCCCGCCGAAGGGGCTGAACCTGAACTTCCCGCTGTCCGAGTCGATGAAGAAGCTGTACGCGAACCCGAACGACAAGGCGCTCGACTGA